The nucleotide window ATACGATTATTCTTATTTTTTACTGATTCCAAACAGGTTTTCTTTTTTCCAAAAAGGCGCAAATTCCTTCTTGTGCGTCAGGATGTTTAGTGTTCAAAGAAATGACCTGTGTAGCATATTGCAGCGCTTGGAAATCTTCCATGTTAATTTGTTGATAAAACTGGCGCTTCCCTAATTCAATGATGTTTAGGCTTTGTTTTGTAATATCTTTTGCTAATTTTTCGGTTTCTTCGTCCAACAGCTCAACAGGTACAACTTTGTTTACCAACCCATGCTGCAATGCCTCTTCTGCTGACATGAAGTTACCAGTAAACAACAGCTCCGCTGCCTTTTTCCGACCAATATTGCGGCTTAAAAATACGGCTGGTGTGCTGCAAAATAAACCGCTATTTATGCCCGGTGTTGCGAACTTGGCCTCTACACTCGCTACCGCTAAGTCACTTGCTGCCACTAATTGGCAACCCGCTGCAACAGCTGCACTCCGTACCTTTGAAATGACAATCTGTGGCATTTCTCTAATCGTGCGCATTACATTCAGACACGCTTGAAATAGCGCTAATACTTCAGTTTCTGTCTTTGATTGAATTTCCTTTAGGCTGTGGCCAGCAGAAAACACTCGATCCGACCCCTCAATCACAACGACTTTTGTTTCCCTTTTTGTGGCTATTTCTTTTAATAAAGTATCAAGTTCATCAATAAGCTGCATCGTTAACGTGTTAAACTCTTTAAGATTTTCTAACGTAACATATGCAATTCCTTCTGTTTGTCTGAATGATAGTAATTCCATGCTCCTCTCCCACTCCTCTTTTTTTGAACTTCACTTTCAAATTCATGCTGTCTATTTTTTAGTTTGAGTGTTCAGACAATTTTAGTCAACAAAAAATTATAATAATGCCATAAATTCCTCACCAGTAATCGTTTCCTTTTCAAACAGATATTCAGCCAATTCATGTAGCTTCTCTTTATTTTCCTCTAAAATTTCAGTTGCCCGCTGATGGGCAATTTTAATAATTTTCAAGACTTCAGCATCAATTTTGGCGGAAGTTTCGGCTGATACTAATAATGTGGTATCTGTCCCTAAATAAGGATTATTGACAGTTTCCAGCGCCATCATATCAAACTCTTCACTCATTCCATACCTTGTCACCATATCGCGCGCAATTCTAGTTGCTTGCTGAATATCATTTGCCGCCCCGGAAGTAATCGTTTGAAAGACAATTTCTTCTGCAGCCCGGCCTCCCATGAAGGTTGTAATTTTATCCATTGCTTGCTCTTTTGTAAGCAATACTTGTTCCCTCTCTTCAATCTGCATTGTATAGCCTAAAGAGCCGGATGTTCGCGGGATGATGGTAATTTTATGTACTGGTGCAGAGTGATTCTGTTTGGCTGCAACTAAGGCATGGCCAATCTCATGGTAAGCAATCGTTAATTTATCCTTCATCGGAATGACCGCATTTTTTCTTTGATAGCCTGCTATGACCACTTCGACAGACTCCTCAATATCACTTTGAGAAACAAAATTACGGCCCAGTTTAACTGCACGGAGAGCACCTTCATTAATAATATTAGCTAAATCAGCTCCAGAAGCACCTGGCGTTGCTCTAGCAATTGCATTTAAATCAATATTATCCTCAAGCTTTACCTTATCAGCATGCACCTTTAAAATCGCTTCCCTACCTACCAAATCAGGCAATTCCACAGGAATTCTGCGGTCAAATCGGCCTGGTCTTAAAAGTGCTTTATCAAGCGTTTCCGGCCGGTTCGTTGCCGCTAAAATAACAACTCCTTTACTAGCGTCAAACCCGTCCATTTCCGATAAAAGCTGGTTCAATGTTTGTTCCCGCTCATCATTGCTGCTAATGCCCATTGAATTACGACTCTTACCAATGGCATCAATTTCATCAATAAAAACAATACATGGCGCCTTTTCTTGAGCCTGCTTAAATAAATCCCTAACCCTTGCTGCCCCCATCCCAACAAACATTTCAACAAATTCAGAGCCTGAAATGGAGAAAAATGGTACCTTTGATTCCCCTGCCAACGCCTTAGCCAGCAATGTTTTCCCTGTTCCCGGAGGGCCAACTAACAGCACTCCTTTTGGAATCTTAGCGCCTATTTCTTTATATTTCGTGGGATTATGTAAGAAGTCAACAATTTCTTGCAAAGCTTCTTTTGCCTCATCTTGCCCCGCCACATCTGCAAAGGATTTTCCTGTTTCTGCTTTAACATATATTCGCGCATTACTTTTGCCGATGCTTAATGTTTGACCAGCGCCCCCGACTTTCCCCGCCATCTTGCGAATAAACATTTGGCTAATCCAAATAAATAACAATAATGGCAAAATCCAAGTTAAAATAAAATTGATAAATGATGAATCATCACGTTTAATTGTCGACGTAAAAGGAACCTTCGCATCATATAGACGATTTACTAATTCCGGGTCGTCCATGCGGCCCGTCACATATGCTCTTTCTTCGCCTTTTTTATTAGTAGCCATATAGGAGATTTGATTTTCTGTAATCTTGACTTCTTTAACATTCCCCTTGTCAATTTCTGTTAAAAACGTTCCATAATCAACCTCAATAATTTTCTGTTCTAATATTGTTGGGAAAATGACCGTATTCAAAACCAGCACAATACTCATAGCAATGAGGAAATAATATATCATTGGCTTCCCCGAATTCCGTTGTATTTTCATTGTATATTTCCTCTCCCTTCCAGCCCTTTTCATAGTTACCCACATTCTACCACTTTAAATAGTATTATCCTTCTGAAAAAATTGTCGTTTGTGTGAAACAATGACAAAAGTCGTAATGAAAAAATAAAAAAAGTGAAACTTATTTCATTTTTTAACGTAAATACTATAGAATGGTGTATAACAGGAAATTATGGAGGGATTTTTTTAATGAAAAAACTATTAGCAGCGATCATTACGGCAACACTTATTTTTACACCGTTAGGAACTGTCATTTTTCAAGACCAGCCGACAACGGTTGATGCAAAAAAATACAGCTCAGGCAAGAAAGGGTTTAACCTCAATAAAAATCAACCAAATAACAACAATAACAACTCTTATTTCCAAAACAAAAAACCTGACTCACCTAAAACAAATAAGTCTGCTGCTACACCAAATCAAACTAATAAAGGCGGCCTCATGAAGGGCTTAATGCTTGGAGGTTTGGCTGGTTTACTTTTCGGAAGTTTATTCGCCAATATGGGATTTTTGGGATCAATTCTAGGCTTGTTAATTAATGTCCTTGCGATTGTTGTCTTAATTGCAGTGATACGCGGTATTTTCAACTACTTCAAAAATAAAAAGAAAAAAGAGGATATTAATCCATGGAGAGGCTAGTCATTTCGGAGCAAGATATTATAAATGCAACATGCATTTATATTTCCCGTAAAAGGCAAGTAAAGCCTGAAGAGGTAGAAGTAGAATTGCAGTATGATGATGATTACGGCTTTTCTGCGGAAGTTTATGTTGATGGACGCCAGCAAATCCTAACAGCTGGAAACTTAATTGAAGCTCTGCGCCTATGGCTTGAAGAATTTCTTAACAGCGATCCTTATGCCGGTATTCAGCTCGTGCTTGATGATGATGAAGGAATTATTGCTGTTATTAATTGATGGGCCAAAATCGTTAGAAAAAGCTGTCGGTTGACAGCTTTTTATTTTTTCCTCTTACTCATCCTTCCTAAAATAAACGCACCTGCTGTTAAACCGATTATTGTATTTGTTTTCTTATTAAAGATTGATTTAGCAACAAGATTGATGTTTTGCGGCCTTTCCGCCAAGCGGCGCATGAAATAACCATACCAATCCTTTCCAAACGGCACATACGTACAGAAGTTGTAGCCTTCTTCCGCTAGCTGTAGTTGTAATTCTCTTCTAAAGCCGTAAAGCATTTGAAATTCATATTTATCTTTCGGGATATTATGTTGCTCCACAATTTTTTTCAAATGGTTAATAATATGATGGTCATGTGTAGCAATTGATGTGAATTTACCGTTTAATAAATGCCATTCGGTAATCTTAATATAATTAGCATCGATATCTTTTTTGTCTTGGTACGCAATTTCGGCCGGTTCTTTATAGGCACCCTTTACAATCCGAATGCGTAAATCTTTATATTTCTCAGTATATTCCTGTGCTTTATGGAAATAAGCTTGAACAACTGTACCAACATTATCAAAATCCCGCAAAAGCACATCGAGAGCATCATAGGCAGGCTGAAGATGGCCTGAATCTTCGATGTCAAAGTTTACAAACATATTGTAAGTCTTTGCCTTTTCGAGAATTTCCCATAAATTCGCTAAAGCGAAATCAAAATCAATATCTAACCCTAATTGCGTCGGCTTTAATGAAATATGGGCGTCAACTTGATTTTCATGAATCGCTTCAATTACTTTGAGAATATTTTCTTTTGCTTCAATTGCTTCTTCTTTTTTATATACAAATTCCCCGAGATTATCGACCGTACAAGAAATCCCATTGGAGTTGAGCTCTTTAATACTTTTAATGACTTCTGGTATATTTGTACCCGCTACGACACTTTGCGCACCTAATTTTAACCCATATTTTTTGGCAGCATTATTTAAAAATTGGTTTTGCGAAAGGCCAATAAAAAATTCTTTTAACATAGCGTTTACTCCCTTACTCAAAAATAAGCCCGCTCCTATTAAGAAATGGGCTACTTCAACGTCAGCCATTTAACTCCATTATTCTCCATCTCGTACAGCTTCTTTTACACTAACCTTCACTTTGATGATGCGCCGATTATTCATTTCCTTAACAGCAAACTCAATATTTTTATACTCAATCACTGGTCGCTCATGAACTGCTGGGATATAGCCAAGCTGTCCAATCATAAATCCACTCAACGTATCATAATCGTGCGTTGGCAGGTCGACATGAAGGATATCTTCTACTTCATAGAGATTCATTGTCCCAGCCATTATATAATGAAATTCATCAATTACTTCAACCTCATTTACATCCAGCTCAGGCTCATCATATTCATCAAATAATTCACCAACAATTTCTTCAATCAAATCTTCAATCGTAACAATCCCATCTGTCCCGCCATATTCATCAATAACAATCGCCATATGGGTGTTACTTTTTTGCATATCCCTAA belongs to Bacillus sp. (in: firmicutes) and includes:
- a CDS encoding proline dehydrogenase encodes the protein MLKEFFIGLSQNQFLNNAAKKYGLKLGAQSVVAGTNIPEVIKSIKELNSNGISCTVDNLGEFVYKKEEAIEAKENILKVIEAIHENQVDAHISLKPTQLGLDIDFDFALANLWEILEKAKTYNMFVNFDIEDSGHLQPAYDALDVLLRDFDNVGTVVQAYFHKAQEYTEKYKDLRIRIVKGAYKEPAEIAYQDKKDIDANYIKITEWHLLNGKFTSIATHDHHIINHLKKIVEQHNIPKDKYEFQMLYGFRRELQLQLAEEGYNFCTYVPFGKDWYGYFMRRLAERPQNINLVAKSIFNKKTNTIIGLTAGAFILGRMSKRKK
- a CDS encoding enoyl-CoA hydratase, whose translation is MELLSFRQTEGIAYVTLENLKEFNTLTMQLIDELDTLLKEIATKRETKVVVIEGSDRVFSAGHSLKEIQSKTETEVLALFQACLNVMRTIREMPQIVISKVRSAAVAAGCQLVAASDLAVASVEAKFATPGINSGLFCSTPAVFLSRNIGRKKAAELLFTGNFMSAEEALQHGLVNKVVPVELLDEETEKLAKDITKQSLNIIELGKRQFYQQINMEDFQALQYATQVISLNTKHPDAQEGICAFLEKRKPVWNQ
- the hflB gene encoding ATP-dependent zinc metalloprotease FtsH, with the translated sequence MKIQRNSGKPMIYYFLIAMSIVLVLNTVIFPTILEQKIIEVDYGTFLTEIDKGNVKEVKITENQISYMATNKKGEERAYVTGRMDDPELVNRLYDAKVPFTSTIKRDDSSFINFILTWILPLLLFIWISQMFIRKMAGKVGGAGQTLSIGKSNARIYVKAETGKSFADVAGQDEAKEALQEIVDFLHNPTKYKEIGAKIPKGVLLVGPPGTGKTLLAKALAGESKVPFFSISGSEFVEMFVGMGAARVRDLFKQAQEKAPCIVFIDEIDAIGKSRNSMGISSNDEREQTLNQLLSEMDGFDASKGVVILAATNRPETLDKALLRPGRFDRRIPVELPDLVGREAILKVHADKVKLEDNIDLNAIARATPGASGADLANIINEGALRAVKLGRNFVSQSDIEESVEVVIAGYQRKNAVIPMKDKLTIAYHEIGHALVAAKQNHSAPVHKITIIPRTSGSLGYTMQIEEREQVLLTKEQAMDKITTFMGGRAAEEIVFQTITSGAANDIQQATRIARDMVTRYGMSEEFDMMALETVNNPYLGTDTTLLVSAETSAKIDAEVLKIIKIAHQRATEILEENKEKLHELAEYLFEKETITGEEFMALL
- a CDS encoding YxcD family protein codes for the protein MERLVISEQDIINATCIYISRKRQVKPEEVEVELQYDDDYGFSAEVYVDGRQQILTAGNLIEALRLWLEEFLNSDPYAGIQLVLDDDEGIIAVIN